Part of the Bryobacteraceae bacterium genome is shown below.
CGCAGGCCACGGCGAGCCAGCTCAACTCGTTCTGGCGCAGCAGGCAGGCATCGAGTTGCGCCTCGCGGCTGCCGATGTGCTGCGCGATGTCGATGCGAAAGGACAGACGATCAGGATAGCGCGCGGTTCGTTATTCGTTCCACAGCTCGTGAATCGGGCCGTAGAGGTCCTGGGCGGCGGCGAAGGGGATGTACTCGAAGCCGCGTTTCAACGGGTCGTCGCGCCGCACGGTGGTCCAGTCGATTCCCAAGGCGGAGTAGAGCGTGGCGGCGATGTCTTCGGGGCGGACGTCGCGGTCGCGTCCCCAGCCGGGCTCTCCGGTGGCGGAGCCGGCGGCGTTGGTGGAGCCGATGACCTTGGGTCCGCGAATCCCGGCGCCGGCGAACAGCGCCGATTGCTGGAGAAAGTGATCGCGCCCGGCCTGCGCGTTCACGCGTCCCACGGTGCGGCCGAACTCGCCCATGCAGAGCACGAGCGTCTGGTCCAGGAGGCCGTCGGCCTTGAGATCCGCGAGCAGGTTTCCGAGTCCGCGATCGAGCTGGCGGACGAGCGCGTTGGCGTTGGCCGTATTGAACGCGGTGGTGTAGATGTTGGCGTGGTTATCCCAGCCGCCGCTGGTGATCTGGATGAAGCGCGCGCCGAGCCCGGCGCGGAGCACATTGCGCGCGGTGAGGCAGGCGTTGCCGAAGCCGGTGCTGCCGTACCGCTGGCGTTCGTCGGCTTCGAAGCGGAAGGCCTCGTCGACGGTGGAGTTGTACATCAACAGGCGGGCGCTCTGGTTGAACTGCGCCGTTTCGCGGCTGGTGATGCCGAGCGTGGCGTTGTCGTTCTCCTCGGCGTCCATGTTCAACAGAAGCTCGTAGCGGCGGCCAAACGTATCGGCCCCGTCGCGGTGGACGGTGTTGTCGAGGCCGTTGCCGTTTGGGTTGAGCAGGAACGGCGCGTGCGCCGGCGGGAAGTAGCCTTGCGAAGGAATGCCTGTGCCGGCGTTCAACGCCAGAAAGGCCGGAAGCACGGCGTTCGGCGCGGCCAGTTCAAGCGAAGCCACGGAGCCGATATGCGGCGCGATGCGCGCCGTGCTCGACGTGGGGTTGCGCGCGATCTGCACCCAATCCCGCGCCAGTTGATGAACAGCCGCCCACGAACGCACGGAGCGCACCAAGGCGACCGAATCCAGCTGCCCGGCGATTGTCGGCAGAATGCCGCGCGGCCAACGGATGCTTCCGTAGGACTCCGGTTCGAATCCGGCCGGCGTCCACTCGCCTTCCTTGAGATCGAACGAATCGATGTGGCTGATGCCGCCGTTCAGTTGAATGAAGATGACGTTCTTCGCCTTGCCGATGGGCGAGGCGGCCAAGGCGCTCGATTCGCCGTGGCGCGACGGCAGCAGGAAGTATCCGCCGACGCCGGCGCCGAGATGGCGGAACAGCACGCGCCGCGAAAGATGCGGGCGCTGCCAGAACAGCGTGCCGGGCCGCTGGTTGAGGATGGACCGCCAGTCGATCCCGAAACGGTCGCGTTGCGAAGTGTTCTTCATGGCCCGGTCCTTAGTAACTGAAGAGGAATTCGGTTTTGTTGACGAGGACCCAGGCGAGGTCTTCGAGGGCAAGGTTCCGCTGCGCCGCCGTGCGGGCGCGGCCGAGATGATCAGCGGCCTGGGCGCGCTCCGTGGCGTTGGGCAGGCGGCCCAGGAAAAGGAGGAACAGCTCATCGGCCACGCTTCCGTTGTCGGCCGCGGCGGCCACCTCCTGCAACCTCGGCGAGTTGCGCACCTTCAACCGCGTGGAGACGAAGGCGTGGTTCATCAGCGTGAGCTGCTGCACGATCGATCCGTCCGGCGAGCGGGTGATGGTGTCGCGATTACCGCGAATGAAGGCGTCCATGAACGTGCGGGACGCGCCGTTGGTGCGCGGCTCCTGCGGGTCCGGCAACTGGACCGCCCACTCGAACGGATTGTCGAACCCGTTGACGTTGTACGGAGTCGTGATGCCGGTGGCCTTCGCGATCGCGTCGTGGACCTCCTCGCCTTCGAGCCGCCGCGGGTAGCGCCTCGCGAACAGCGGGATGCGGCTCACGTCCCATTCGCCGTCATACCGCGCGCTGAGCTGATAGGCGGACGATTCGGCGATCACGCGCAGGAAGGGGCGGATCTGGAAATTGCCGGCGGCGAACTGGGCGGCGAGAAGCTGTAGCAGCCGCGGGTGCGACGCCTGCAGCGTCCACGGCGCCGGCGGCGGATTGTCGGGGTCCAGCCGCGCCGGGTCGATTGCATCCACCGGCTCAATGAGTGCGTAGCCGAACATCGCCTTCCACAGCCGGTTGGCGAAGTTGAGGGCGAACAGCGGGTCGTCGACGAGCTTCTGGGCGAATGCCGCGCGCCAGTCATTGGAGTCCGGCGCGGATCCGTCGCGATACTCCGGAGTGATGGCCCGCGCCGTACCGATGGGCTGGCGCGCCGGCCGATTGCCGGTGGTAGTGTTCAGATTATAAGAGCCGTTGGGGCGGTCCGAAAGGTTGAACGAATCGAAGAGGGGATCGTTCCGGTCCGAGACTCGCTGGATGGTGACGCGGGCGAAATGCGCCGAGAGCCGCTGGGCGTCGGATCGCGTGGACTGGCCGCCCCAGAGGCTGAGCACGTCAAGGTGCCGGCGACCGTCGTGGCACAGGAGGCAATCGTAGTGGCCCATGCCGGCGAATCTCTGCATTGCCTGATAGAGGATGAAATCGTAGACGTCCTGCGCCGGGCCCATCGTCTGCCGGCTGCCGAGCAGGTAGTTCACCGCGCCGGCTTCGTCCGCGTAGGAGTTGCCAGCGGCGGTGAGCATCTCGTACACGGTGTCGCGTAGCGACTTTTCCCGCGCCAGCGAACCGCGCATCCAGTTATAGAAGGCGTTTCGGCCCCGAACCTGCCGGTTGATGTTGGTGTTGACGATCACGTTGCCGGTTAGATCGCCGAGCCACATCGTCCACTTGTCTGTGAACTCGGGGGTGTAGAGCAGGCGGTCGATCACGCGGCCGCGCTTGTCGGCGGCGGTATCGGCGACGAAGTCCCGCACGTCGGCGGGCGAGGGGATGCGGCCGGTGAGATCGAGATAGATGCGGCGGAGAAAAGCCTCGTCCGTGGCGAGCCCGGCCGAGGGGACGTTGGCGGCTTCGAGCTTGTCCAGAATTTCGTTGTCGATAAAGTTACGCCGTGGGATGTCGCCCGGCGCCACGGTCCGCGAAGGCGCGCTGGTGCGCGTAGCCTTTAGCGTCCGGGCGTGGACGAGTAATTGCTCGCGCGATTGTCGTTGGAGGAATGCGTCCGGGTCTGCGCGGAACGAGCAGTTCTCGCCAGACGCGGCAGCGTCGTGATCAGCCGCAAAAAGGAAGGCGGCGCAAAGGAAAGGAAGCAATTTGTACTTCACGGACTTCACCTCATCACCGTTCCCTCGTGGAAACCCACACGGCGGACCGGATGTTTCGATTACAGCACAGATATTTTGGTACGCGGGTACGGTTTAGCCAAGCCGTCCGCCGAGCGTGGGGGCGAACCTCCCGGGGATGAGGGTGGCGAGGCGTTTCTTGATCGGGGCGGAGGCGGGCGCACCGGCGATGTTACGGAACTCGTGAGGATCCTCCGTGTGGTTGTAGAGCTCTTCGGTGGCGTCCGGGTAGCGGATGTAGCGGAAGCGTTCGTCGCGCACGGCGGCGTAGTTTTCGCCGTAAGTGGTGAGCGCGGGGCGATCCCATTTGGCGCGCGGGTTGCGGCACAGCGGAGCGAGACTGCGGCCTTCAACTCGGCCGGTGCGCAGGCGGCAGAATTCGGCTAGCGTGGGGAAGATATCGATCAGGCCGATGGTGCGGGCGCACACCGAGCCAGGTCGCGTGACGCTGGGGACGCGGATGGCTGCCGGTACGCGCGCGGACTGTTCCCAGAGCGTGGTCTTCTCCCAATGATCCTTTTCGCCGCAATGGTATCCGTTGTCGGACCAGAAAACGACGATGGTGTCGTTGGCGTGCGGGCTGGCGTCGATCGCATCGAGCACGCGGCCGAGGGACCAGTCGGCAAAGGTGGTGCAGGCGGCGTAGGCGTGGAGGAACCGGCGCCAGGAGGCCGGGTTGTTGCGGCCGGTGGCTTCGAAGCGTTCGCCCCAAACCTTGGAGAGCATGCGCGCTTCCGGCGGGGTGTCGGCGAGGTCATCCTCTTTATACCCGGCCGGCGGGACCTGCATGTCTTCCGGGCGGTACATGTCGAAGAAGCGCTTCGGCGCGGTGAAGGGCGTGTGGGGACGCCAGAGGCCGTAGACGGCGAAGAAGGGTTTTTCGTGCTTTTGCGCGAGGATGTCGATGATGGCTTCGGCGTTGGGGACGTCGGGGAATTCGGAGTCGGGGCGCTGCCATGCGGTGGTTCCCCACCAGCGGTCCGTGGGGATTTCGAGATCCTGTTTCGGCGGAAAGGGACCGAAGCCGCCGCCGAAATACTGGTTGTCCCACATCGTCTTCTCGCGTTCCGGGGCGGTGGGGGCGTGGAGGATCTTCCCGCGTCCGAACGTCGTATAGCCGTTGCGTTTGAAACATTCGATCATGTTTTCGGTTTTGTCGAGCGGCGGCTTGGTCCAGGGATCGCAGCCATTCCGGTAGGCGCCTGTGGTGTGGGGGTAGAGTCCGCTGAACACGGCGGCGCGGGAGGGGACGCAGGCCGGGGAGGCGCAATAGGCGCGCTCGAAGGTGCACGCGGAGCGTTTGAAGCGATCGAGGTTGGGGATCCTGACGCCTGGATACGCGCCGAAGAAGCCGTAGTCGTTCATGTCGTCGGCGATGAGCATGAGGACGTTCGGGGGGCGGCGTTGCTCGGCGGCGAGGAGGGGGGCGGAGAGAAGGGTGCGGCGTGTGAGAGTCATAGGGCGCCTGTCTCGATTCATGCTTTCGGGTGGGCCTTGTCGTAGACGGCGATCATGTCTTCGAGCGCCACCTGCGTATACTTCTGCGTCGTCGAGAGATTAGCGTGTCCGAGTAACTCCTGGATGCTGCGGAGATCGGCGCCCGCGGCGAGCAAGTGGGTGGCGTAGGCATGGCGGAGGGTGTGCGGATGCATGGCGTTGTCGCCGGAGATGTAGGTGGCGTAGAACTTGACGATGTTACGGACGGAACGGTCCGTGAGGCGGGCGCCGCGGTTGTTCAGGAAGACGGCGCGCTCGCCGGGGGAGGGGCGGCGATCCTCGGAGGCGAGGTAGCGGTCCAGCGCGGCGGCGGCTTTGGCGCCGTAGGGGACAACGCGTTCCTTGCGGCCCTTGCCGCGGACACGGAGCCACTGTTCAGCACGGTCGATGTCGTCGAGGTTGAGTCCGCAGAGCTCGGAAACGCGGAGGCCGCAGCCGTAGAGGAGCTCGAAAACGGCAAGGTCGCGGACGGGGTAGGGGCGGTTGAGATCCGCGGTGGGGATGGCGTCGACGAGCGTGTTGGCTTGTTCGGGCGTCGGGACGGTGGGGAGTTTCTTGGGGATCTTCGGAGTTCGGAGCAGCTTGGGGATGTTCGAGGGGACGACACCTTCGCGGTAAAGGAACTTGAACAGGGACCGGACGGCGGCTAGCTTGCGGCGGATGGAAACGGTTTCGAGGCGCTGATCGTAAAGAGAGCCTAGCCATTCGCGCAGGGCGAGGGTGTCGATCGACGCCGGGTGGGGCGGCGCGCCGCCGGGCGGGGAGAAGTAGGTGAGGAACTGCGCGAGGTCCGATGCGTAGTTGCGCAGCGTGTGCGGCGATACATTCTCCCGCCGGCGTTCGTCGAGATACTGCTCGATCGCTTCAGCGAGCGAATCAGGCCGGGACGGCGAGGTATTCATCGAATTTCTCGAGGGCGCGGCGGCAGACTTCGGCCTGACGCGCGCGCTTATCGCGGCGGAAGCGGGCGAGCGTTTCCTCGTCGAGTTTCGGCAGCAGGTCAAAAGTAATGTTGGCCGGCTGGTAGCGGGCCGGATCCGCGCGGGCGACGTAGTGGCAAAGCGAGCCGAGGGCCGTTTCGCGAGGCGGCGCGGTGAACGGCTGGCCGGCGGCGAGCGCGGCGGCGTGGCGTCCGGCGAGGAACCCGGTAGCGATCGACTCCACGTAGCCTTCGATGCCGGCGATTTGCCCGGCGAAGAAGATGCGCGGCTGGGCCCGTAGGTGGAGCGCCGGCTCGAGCAGCGCCGGCGCGTTGATGTACGTGTTGCGGTGGATCTGCCCGTAGCGGAGGAACTCGGCGTTTTGCAGACCGGGGATCAGGCGGAACACGCGTGCCTGGTCGCCGTATTTGAGGTAGTTCTGAAAGCCGACTAAGTTGTAACTGGACGAACGGAGATCCTCGCTCCGCAACTGGACGACGGCGTACGGGCGCCGGCCGGTGCGCGGATCCTCGAGCCCCATCGGCTTCATCGGGCCGAACCGGAGCGTGTCACGCCCGCGGCGGGCCAGTTCCTCGATCGGAAGACAGGCCTCGAAATACGGAACGTCGTCGGGGATGTGCGGCGTGTGTGAGTGCGCTTCGAGCAGCGCGTCGACGAAGCGTTCGTACTCGTCGCGGGTGAACGGGCAGTTCAGGTAGTCGTCGGTGCCATCGAGAGACTTGCCGTAGCGCGAGGCGGCAAAGGCGATCGAATGGTCGATGGCGTCGGCGTCGACGATGGGGCTGATCGAGTCGTAGAAGAACAGCCGGTTGGAGCCCGTGAGGGAGGCGATGGAGGCGGCGAGCGCGTCCGACGTCAGGGGGCCGCTGGCGATAATGACGATCCCTTCCGGCGGCACTTCGGCGATCTCCTCCCGGCGGACCTCAATGCCGGGAAGCGCGGCCACCGCATCGGTAACCGCCTCGGAGAATCGCTCGCGATCGACGGTCAGCGCGTGCCCGGCCGGGACGCGCGTCTTCGCCGCGATGTCGAGCAGAAGGCTCCCGGCGCGGCGAAGTTCTTCCTTGAGAAGCCACGGCGCGGTGTTCGGCGACTCGCTCTTCAGCGAGTTCGAGCAGACGAGTTCGGCGAGGCGATCGGTTTGGTGGGCGGGCGTGGTCCGCGCCGGGCGCATCTCGTAGAGGGTGGCGCGAAGGCCGGCGCGGGCGACCTGCCAGGCTGCCTCAGCGCCTGCCAGACCGCCGCCGATGATGGCGATCATGAGTTTACGATCTTCATTTTCACCCATTTGATATTCTGATGGCGTGTGGAGAACTCCCCTTCTCGTGGCGGTGGCGGCGCTGTGCGCCCGGGCCGAGACACCCGACCTGCTCAACATCCTGAAGCAGGAACTGAATCGTAACTTCGAGGTGCTGCGCGAGAAGGGCGATCCGAAACCTTATTACATCGCCTACGCGGTGACCGATGCGGAGAACGCCGGAGTGTCGGCGTCGCAGGGCGCGTTGTCGAGCATGCAGGAGCCGCGGCGCCGGCGCACTCTCGACGTGACCGTCCGTGTGGGTTCGCCCGAGCTCGACAACTACCGCTCCATTCGCGGCGACTTCGCGCAGTTCACCGCCGGTGTTTCGATCGCGCTCGAGGACAACCCGAACGCGATCAAGCTGGCGCTGTGGCGCGAAACGGACCGGTGCTACCGCCTCGCGGCTCAGCGGCTGATCAACATTCAGACGAACAAGGAAGTGCAGGTGGCGGAGAAGGAGGCGTCCAACGATTTTTCTCCGGCGGAGAAGCAGGAGTTCGCCGGGATGCCGCCGCCGCTCGCGTTCGACGTCGACGATTGGAGCAAGCGCGCACGGAAGCTTTCCGGCGAGTTCGCCAAGTACCCCGGCGTGCTCGCCTCGGCGATCGGCGTGAACGGATCGCGGGAAGTGAAGTATTTCGTCAACACCGAGGGTACGGCGCTGGCGCACGGTCAGCAGTTCTACCGCGTAACGCTTTCGGCGCAAGGCAAGGCGCAGGACGGCATGGACCTGGCGACGTTCGATAGCTTCAACGCCGGGCACGCCAATCGCATTCCGAGCGACGACGACATCCGCAAAGGGATCGAGCACGTGGCCGGCGACCTGACGAAGCTGCTCGATGCGCAGGTGGTGGAGCCGTTCGTCGGTCCGGCGATCCTTTCGGGCCGCGCGGCGGGCGTGTTTTTCCACGAAATTTTCGGCCATCGCGTGGAGGGGCACCGGCTCAAGGACGAGAGCGACGGGCAGACATTCGCCAAGTCCGTGGGCACGGCGGTGCTGCCGGAGTTCATTTCAGTGACGTTCGATCCGACCCGCCATGAGGCGGCGGGAGAGGACCTGAACGGTTGGTACGCGTTCGACGACGAAGGCGTGAAAGCGCGCCCCGTGCATCTGGTGGAGAACGGGATTCTGAAAACCTTTCTCATGTCGCGTACGCCGAATCCGCGCGTGGATCATTCAAACGGACACGGCCGCCGGCAGGCGGGCGCGGAGGTGGTGGCGCGGCAATCGAACCTGCTCGTGGAGGCGTCGCGCACGGTGACAGAGACGCGGCTGAAGCAGATGCTGCTCGAAGAAGTCCGGCGGCAGGGGAAACCGTATGGGTTCTATTTCCAGGAGATCACCGGCGGCTTCACGAACACGTCCCGGCGCGGCATTCAGGCATTCAAGGTGATCCCTCTGGTGGTGTACCGGATCTATCCGGATGGCAAGGAGGAGATCGTGCGCGGGGCCGATATCGTGGGGACGCCGCTGGCCAGTTTCGCGAAGATTCTCGCGGCCGGCGACAAGATCGAAGTGTTTAACGGCTACTGCGGCGCCGAGAGCGGCAGCGTTCCCGTGTCGGCGGTGTCGCCGGCGATTCTGGTTTCCGAACTGGAAGTGCAGAAGAAGGAAAGCTCGCGTAACCGTCCGCCGCTGCTGCCGCCGCCGGGCAAGCAATCAGTGAGCGCGGAGGTGGCGCGGTGAGGCGGCGCGAGTTTTTCATCCTTGCCGCGGCCGCTGCCGCCGTGCGGGCGCAGAAGCAGGAAGACGACGCGATCCTCGAAGCGATGCGCGAGGAGATCGCGCGGTCCAAGGAGTTGAAGATCGGAGGCACGGACCCGGTCTACTACGTCGAGTACGGGCTCGATGAACTCGACACGTTCACGGCGGCGGCGTCCATGGGCGCGCTGGTGAGCGCGAATCATAGCCGCGCGCGGATCCCCCGCGTGCAGGTCCGCGTCGGCGATTACCGGTTCGACAACACCAACTACATCTTCACCGATCTGTTCGCGCGCGCCGGTGGGCGCGTGGTGCTCGACGACGATGTGGATGCGATCCGGCGCCAATACTGGCTGATGACGGACCAGGTTTTCAAAGGCTCTCTCGAGGCGATTTCGCGGAAGCGGTCCGCGCTGCGCAACGTTACGCAGCAGGAGGTGCTGAACGATTTCGCCAAGGCCGATCCGGTGAAGTTCTATCGCCCGCCGACGAAGGTGGTTTCGCGGGAGGAGGAATGGAAATCGCTGGCGAGCCGGGTTTCGGCGGTGTTCGTGAAGCATCCGCGCGTGACTCAGTCCGGCGTCGAGATCGAAGTCGCCTACTCGAATACCTACGTGGTGACGTCGGAGGGGACGGAACTGCGGTTCCCCGAGGACCTTTTCTTCGTACGGATTCGGGCGTCGGCGCAAGCCAAGGACGGAATGCCGGTGCGCGACGCGCTGGTCTTTCAGTCGCGCGAGTTGGGCGGGCTGCCCGGCGAGCAGGAACTGCTGCGCGGCGCCGAAGAGGTGGCGCGCAACGTAGAGGCGCAACTCGATGCGGCGGTGGAAGAGGATTACTCAGGTCCGGTGCTGGTGGAAGGCGACGCGGCGCCGCAGTTATTCGCGCACTTACTGGGTGCGAACCTGGGGCTTACGCGGCGTCCGGTGAGCGAGCCCGGCCGGTCATTCCCGACGCCGCAGAGCGAACTCGAAGGCCGCCTGGGTTCCCGCGTGCTGCCGGAGTGGATGGACGCGGTGGACGATCCGACGCTGGCGGAGTTCCAAGGCGAGCGCTTGCAGGGCGGCTACGAGATCGACATGGAGGGCGTGCGGCCGGCTCCGCTGAAGGTGGTGGAAGAAGGGAAGGTTAAGAACTTCCTATTGACGCGGCTTCCGGTGCGGGGTTTCGAGGGGTCCAACGGGCGGGCTCGATTGCCGGGCGCGTTCGGTTCGAAGGCGGCGGTGTTTTCGAACCTCATTGTCACTGCGAGGGAGTCCAAGCCGGCGGCGGATTTGAAGAAGCAGCTCATTGAGATGTTGAACCAGCGGGCGAAGCCGTATGGCCTGCTGGTGCGCAAGCTCGATTTTCCCACCGCGGCGTCGGCCGGCGAGATTCGGCGGATGGCGACCGCGAGCGGCCAGCGCGGGGGCAGCGTGCGACCCACGGTGTCGCCCGTGCTGGTGTACCGCGTGTATCCGGACGGCCGCGAAGAGGCGGTGCGGGGCATGACGTTTCGCGGGTTGAACGCGCGGTCACTGCGTGACATCGTCGCCGCTTCCAACGCTTCGGCCGTATTCCACTTCATCGGTGATGGTTCCCCGCTGCCTTCGATGGGCGGCGCTGGCTACATCGTGCCGAACAGCGTGGTGGCGCCGGCGGTGCTTTTCGAAGACATGGAGCTCGAGAAGCGACAGGAGGATTGGCCGAAGCTTCCGCTCGCGCCGCCTCCGGAGCTTACCTCTTCGCTCTAACGCGCCGTCATGCGGATTCTCTCACGCGCGATCTTCCGGGAAGTGGCCGGCGCCGCGGTGCTTGGGACCGTGCTGTTCACCGCTGTGCTGTTCATGCAGAAGCTCGGCAGCGGGAAGATGTTCGAGACGCTGCTGCGCGGGTCGGCTTCGCCGGCCGTGGTGGCCTACCTGATCGCGATGCTGCTGCCGGCGGCGGCTGTGTTCGCTCTTCCGACCGGGACGCTCGTGGGCGTGCTGATCGGATTGGGGCGTATGTCGTCGGACGGGGAGATCATCGCGATGAGGGCGGCGGGCGTTCCCGGCCGGCGCGTCATCGCGCCAATCGTGACGCTGGCGGCGCTCGGCATGATCGCGGCCGGGGCGTGCTCGCTGGTGCTGATGCCCTGGGCGGTCCGCGAGAGTTTCCGGGTGTTGAACAAGAGCGTGGCGCTGCAGTTGACTGCTGAGCTCCAGCCGCGCGTTTTCGAGGAGCAGTTCACCAAGAGTAACGTTGTGCTCTATGTGGGGGATGTGCGGGCCACGGCTTCCACAACGGCGGAATGGAAGAACGTCTTCCTGGCCGACGTTACCCCGCCCGAGGAGCGTCCGCAGACAAGCCGCCAGTACAGCGACGCGCCGCGCGTTACCGTCGCGGCCGAGGCGCTGGCCGTGCCGGATGCGACCAAGAGCACCATCCAGCTATCGATGCACGGCGTGACGACGCACGAGGTGGACAGCGACCCGAAGGTCTACCACAGCACCACGGAGAAGCGCCAGGAGCAATTGCTCGAGGCCAAACCGCGCGAGGAGATGGCGGCGAAACCGTACGACGCGATGGACACGATCCCGTTGTGGAAAGAAGCGAAGGAACACGTGGAGGCGCGGCTGGAGCTGCACAAGCGGCTGGCGCTGCCGGTGGCTTGCCTGGTGCTGGCGATGGTCGGCATCCCGCTGGGTGTCTCGTCGCGGCGGTCGGGAAAGTCGGGCGCGTTCGTGATCACGGTGAGCCTGGCGTTCCTCTATTGGATGAGCCTGGTGAGCCTGATGGGAATGTCGCGGCAGGGGAAGATGCCGGCGGAGGTGGCGGCGTGGACGCCGAACGTCGTTCTGGGCGTGATCGGAATCCTGCTGCTGGCGGGACTGGAACGGCCGGGCGACCGGGATCTGCTTTCCCGCCTGCGCGCCCTCGGGACGAACGTGGAGGCCGATATCCGGCGGTGGCTCGCGAGCGGCGGGAAGGGCGGTGGAAGCGGCTGGCGGATCGCGCTGCCGCGTATCCCGCTGCTGCCGGGCGTGGTGGATACGTGGGTGCTATCGACGTTCCTCTTCTATCTGGCGCTGTTGCTCGGTAGCTTCGTCCTGCTGGCGCACGTGTTCATCTTCTTCGAGTTGCTGAGCCACATCATCAGCAACGGCATCGCCATGAGTAAAGTGCTCGAGTATCACTTCTACCTTACGCCGATGCTGATTTACACGTCGGCTCCGATGAGTATCCTGGTCGCGGTGCTGGTAACGTTCGGCGTCATGTCGAAGAACAACGAAGTGACGGCGATGAAGGCGTGCGGCGTGAGTTTGTACCGGCTGTCGGCGCCGGTGCTGCTGGCGAGCCTGGCGGTGAGCGGGGGACTGTTCGCGTTCGACCACTCCTATATTCCGGAGGCGAACCGGCGGCAGGACGCGATTCTGGCGGAGATCAAGGGGCGCGCGCCGCAGACCTATCTGAACCCGGGGCGGAAATGGGTTTACGGGAAGGGTTCGCGGATCTTCTACTACAAGTATCTGGACCCGGACCAACGCGTGATGGTTGGCCCGCACGTGTACGAGCTCGAACGGGATCCATTCCGGCTGGTGCGGCAGATTTCCGCCGAGAACGCGCGATGGGAACCTTCGCTGAAAGCGTGGGTGTTCCAGAACGGATGGTGGCGCGACATGAAGACCCACTCCTACGAAACGTTCCAGGCCACCACCTTTCATGAACTCACCGAGACCCCGAGCCACTTTCTGCAGGAAGTGAAGCAGGAGAAGCAGTTGAATTTCGTGGAGCTCGATCGGTACATCCGCGAGTTGAAGCAGTCCGGCGTGGATACGGTGAAGCTGCAGGTGCAGTATCACAAGAAGTTCTCGGCGCCGATGTTCGGGCTGGTGATGGCGCTGCTGGCGACGCCGTTCGCGTTTGTGGCCGGCAATCGAGGGGCGATGGCGGGCGTGGGTGTCAGCTTCGGAATCGCGATCGCTTACTGGGTGGTGGGGCGTGTTTTCGAGGAAGTGGGCAACGTGAACCAGTTGCCGGCGGCCATGGCGGCGTGGGCGCCGATCGCCGTATTCACGCTCGCCGGGCTGTACCTGTTCGCGAGGCTGCGGACTTGACGCGGCGAGATCTACTGGGCGGATTGGCGGCGATGCAACGGCCCGGGCGGCCGAACGTAGTGCTGCTGCTCGCCGACGACATGGGTTGGGGCGATCCCGCCTGTTACGGGAATCCGGATGTGCCGACGCCGCATATCGACGGGCTCGCCGCGTCCGGCATGAAGTTCGAGTCGTTCTATGCGGCGTCGGCGGTATGTACGCCGTCGCGCGCGGCGATCCTCACCGGGCGCTACCCGCTGCGGTTCGATATCCGGAAGCACTTCACCGATGATGAAACGCACCTGCCGCCAACGGTGACGTTGCCGAAGTTACTTCGCGACGCGGGTTACAGGACGGCGCACGTGGGGAAGTGGCATTTGGGCGGACTGCATCTGAAGCAACTCGACGGCCCGCGCACGATCCCGGGTCCACGCGAGCACGGGTTCGAGCACTACCAATGCCAGAACGAAGAGCAGCCGTTGCGGACGAAGTTGGGCGCCGCCGAAACCCTATTCCGGAAAGGCGGCACGTGCCTGATCCGCGACGATCGC
Proteins encoded:
- a CDS encoding DUF1501 domain-containing protein, whose protein sequence is MKNTSQRDRFGIDWRSILNQRPGTLFWQRPHLSRRVLFRHLGAGVGGYFLLPSRHGESSALAASPIGKAKNVIFIQLNGGISHIDSFDLKEGEWTPAGFEPESYGSIRWPRGILPTIAGQLDSVALVRSVRSWAAVHQLARDWVQIARNPTSSTARIAPHIGSVASLELAAPNAVLPAFLALNAGTGIPSQGYFPPAHAPFLLNPNGNGLDNTVHRDGADTFGRRYELLLNMDAEENDNATLGITSRETAQFNQSARLLMYNSTVDEAFRFEADERQRYGSTGFGNACLTARNVLRAGLGARFIQITSGGWDNHANIYTTAFNTANANALVRQLDRGLGNLLADLKADGLLDQTLVLCMGEFGRTVGRVNAQAGRDHFLQQSALFAGAGIRGPKVIGSTNAAGSATGEPGWGRDRDVRPEDIAATLYSALGIDWTTVRRDDPLKRGFEYIPFAAAQDLYGPIHELWNE
- a CDS encoding DUF1553 domain-containing protein, which encodes MKYKLLPFLCAAFLFAADHDAAASGENCSFRADPDAFLQRQSREQLLVHARTLKATRTSAPSRTVAPGDIPRRNFIDNEILDKLEAANVPSAGLATDEAFLRRIYLDLTGRIPSPADVRDFVADTAADKRGRVIDRLLYTPEFTDKWTMWLGDLTGNVIVNTNINRQVRGRNAFYNWMRGSLAREKSLRDTVYEMLTAAGNSYADEAGAVNYLLGSRQTMGPAQDVYDFILYQAMQRFAGMGHYDCLLCHDGRRHLDVLSLWGGQSTRSDAQRLSAHFARVTIQRVSDRNDPLFDSFNLSDRPNGSYNLNTTTGNRPARQPIGTARAITPEYRDGSAPDSNDWRAAFAQKLVDDPLFALNFANRLWKAMFGYALIEPVDAIDPARLDPDNPPPAPWTLQASHPRLLQLLAAQFAAGNFQIRPFLRVIAESSAYQLSARYDGEWDVSRIPLFARRYPRRLEGEEVHDAIAKATGITTPYNVNGFDNPFEWAVQLPDPQEPRTNGASRTFMDAFIRGNRDTITRSPDGSIVQQLTLMNHAFVSTRLKVRNSPRLQEVAAAADNGSVADELFLLFLGRLPNATERAQAADHLGRARTAAQRNLALEDLAWVLVNKTEFLFSY
- a CDS encoding sulfatase; protein product: MTLTRRTLLSAPLLAAEQRRPPNVLMLIADDMNDYGFFGAYPGVRIPNLDRFKRSACTFERAYCASPACVPSRAAVFSGLYPHTTGAYRNGCDPWTKPPLDKTENMIECFKRNGYTTFGRGKILHAPTAPEREKTMWDNQYFGGGFGPFPPKQDLEIPTDRWWGTTAWQRPDSEFPDVPNAEAIIDILAQKHEKPFFAVYGLWRPHTPFTAPKRFFDMYRPEDMQVPPAGYKEDDLADTPPEARMLSKVWGERFEATGRNNPASWRRFLHAYAACTTFADWSLGRVLDAIDASPHANDTIVVFWSDNGYHCGEKDHWEKTTLWEQSARVPAAIRVPSVTRPGSVCARTIGLIDIFPTLAEFCRLRTGRVEGRSLAPLCRNPRAKWDRPALTTYGENYAAVRDERFRYIRYPDATEELYNHTEDPHEFRNIAGAPASAPIKKRLATLIPGRFAPTLGGRLG
- a CDS encoding tyrosine recombinase XerC encodes the protein MNTSPSRPDSLAEAIEQYLDERRRENVSPHTLRNYASDLAQFLTYFSPPGGAPPHPASIDTLALREWLGSLYDQRLETVSIRRKLAAVRSLFKFLYREGVVPSNIPKLLRTPKIPKKLPTVPTPEQANTLVDAIPTADLNRPYPVRDLAVFELLYGCGLRVSELCGLNLDDIDRAEQWLRVRGKGRKERVVPYGAKAAAALDRYLASEDRRPSPGERAVFLNNRGARLTDRSVRNIVKFYATYISGDNAMHPHTLRHAYATHLLAAGADLRSIQELLGHANLSTTQKYTQVALEDMIAVYDKAHPKA
- the trmFO gene encoding methylenetetrahydrofolate--tRNA-(uracil(54)-C(5))-methyltransferase (FADH(2)-oxidizing) TrmFO, whose amino-acid sequence is MIAIIGGGLAGAEAAWQVARAGLRATLYEMRPARTTPAHQTDRLAELVCSNSLKSESPNTAPWLLKEELRRAGSLLLDIAAKTRVPAGHALTVDRERFSEAVTDAVAALPGIEVRREEIAEVPPEGIVIIASGPLTSDALAASIASLTGSNRLFFYDSISPIVDADAIDHSIAFAASRYGKSLDGTDDYLNCPFTRDEYERFVDALLEAHSHTPHIPDDVPYFEACLPIEELARRGRDTLRFGPMKPMGLEDPRTGRRPYAVVQLRSEDLRSSSYNLVGFQNYLKYGDQARVFRLIPGLQNAEFLRYGQIHRNTYINAPALLEPALHLRAQPRIFFAGQIAGIEGYVESIATGFLAGRHAAALAAGQPFTAPPRETALGSLCHYVARADPARYQPANITFDLLPKLDEETLARFRRDKRARQAEVCRRALEKFDEYLAVPA